The Paroedura picta isolate Pp20150507F chromosome 6, Ppicta_v3.0, whole genome shotgun sequence genome segment GTTGCAGACTTTGGCATGGGACCCTGACAGGTCTCTCTCCGGTCCCCAGTGCGGTCTAATGTCCGTTCTTTCTTGTTGGCTGATATTTTCAAGGCCATTCCCACTCTCCCGAGGAATCTCTGCTTCACAAGGCTGAGAGCTCAGTAGCCAGCGATCCCTCTGCCCCGCTTTCTTCTCCGTCGTGCTGTGCAGGTGAGTCGGCTGCCGGGTCCAGGTGGTTCTCCtcgattttcaaggcaaggttgTCAAACCCGATACTGGCCGTGAGCGGCAAGCTGGACGAGGCAGCCTCCGCAGTGCGGGTCGGCGTGGAGCAATACAGGATGAACCCCACCATGATGACCACAAACGAGAGGAGGTACAGCACTGAAAACTGACCAAGGCAAGAGCAGAGGTTAAGAGCACGTTCGTAAGACCTGGGCgccatccagctgcaaaagacgCACAGCAATCCCTTGAAGCCCTGCCTTGGGAGACCTGAAGGCAAGCAACCACACAAGGTGAATTGCCGTTGTTTGTCTCTGCACCACAACCCAGGACTGCAGCACTGGGAAACAGCAGCCAGCACTGCCAGGGAAACAAACTTCCCAAAGCAGCAACAAGTTGAAACAAAGAGCCCTGTTTTTAGTTGGAGTCCTACAACCAAAGTGATGCTGATAAACACAACGCCCCATCCTCTCCTGGTGTTTTGCATTTCCAAAGGGTCTTAGGTAAGGTTCAGTTCCTGGTAGTAAATCCAatgagaaaggggactggctcaGAGACGCTGTCCTTTATTACTAGGTTTGCTGCCacagaaaaggaaaacacaaaagGATTTGTATGACTTTAGCAGAGTGCTAAATTGGAGATTTTGTTTTGACAACTTAACTTATCTAAGATGATTCCTAAGACCCTTTAGAGATCATCTGCCATCCCCACCGTTCTCCCTTGAGAAAGCAAAATGCAAAATGTCGGGACAGGACTGGCCACTGTATTTTTCAGCATCGGATTTAGCTCTCTGGAAGAATAAAAAAATCATAATATCATCTTTGCATAATAATACAGATCATGTTCTTGCATTTGTTTTGTACTTGTGGTTGAAACGAAGATAACACTTGCGAGTTTACTAAAAACGTCGCTCTTTGTTCAAACTTCACACTGAGCCAAGTTctgtattgtcttctcagacaggcagtggctctccagagtccctGCTGGAGATCTTTCAGATCACCTACTAACCGAtcctgaactggagatgccagggattgaaccaaggaCCTCCTGCTGACCAAGCAGTTGTTCTACCTTGGGGCCAAATCCCCTTCTGAGTGCAGCATACAAATTAAGACAAGCACATGTAGTGCCGGAAAGCAGGAGGCAATATCCTATCAGCTAGGCCTCTTATAACCCCTCTGTTTCCTATCGTTCTGACCTCTCCAGCACATTTTAACCTGCCCTCCCTGCAAGGAACTCAGGGTGACATGCATGGCTTCCCTTTCTCCGCTTCATCTCTACAAGACACCTGTGAgtaggctgagctgaaagaaaATGGCTGGTCTAAGGTCGCTCCACAAACTTCCACGGccaggtggggatttgaacacagcttTTCTGGACCCCAGTCCAGCCTCACCAGGAGACCAACCTGGTTCTCACCTCTTACTCTAGCTAAGGTGTTTTGCTGCAGTTATTCGTACAGAATTCCTATTGATGGTTAACATATGTGTGTTACTTATTTCTGAACGAGTTAAATTTAACGGGCAGAGGGATGAAGGGTTCTGGTCGTTTTCCAAATGCCAAATCCCATTTCTTAATTAATCAACCTTTTTCCCCATCTGCCCGTCCACAGGAAGAGGCCATAGTTCAGTGCAGAGCCAGCATGGCgaggtggttaaagagcagtggcctctaatctggagaaccaggactgaatccttgctcctcctccacatacaaccggCTGGgcgacctggggctagtcacagtcctgttagagctgctctcacagagcagtttctcttagagttctctcagccccacctccctcacagggtgtctgttgcggaaaGTGGAAGgcaaagtgattgtaagccacttagaggctcctttgggtagttaaaagtggggtataaaagccagctcttcttcttcaagtactcttagggctgttcccacagagcagttctgtgagagctgtcaaccccacctgcctcacaggtgtggggaaaggaagagaaaagtgtttataagccactttgggactccttcaggtagtgaaaatctcGTCTGCTAGGCACTCAGAAAGTCCCAAGTCTCACCCTTCAGCATCTCCTGCTTCAAGGCTCTTGAAGACCTGCACTTCTGATGGCATCTTGGAAAACTGCTGCTAGTCCGAGTAGGCAGACACCCTGGCATGAACCAACATATAAAGCAGCTCTCGTCTGTGATACAACTggcagagatttgggggtagggttgatttttcaccaccaccacccccaaaccCCCATCTTCCCAAACGGAACATAAGACCCATCTTTGGAAAGGACCTGGTATCATCTGCTCTGACTTGCAGTGGCTCTGTGCGGTCTCAGCAAGAGGTCTTCCAGATCTATTTACCTggagatcgaacctgggaccttctgtgtgcaaagcagatactctgccactgagccacagtccctccctgctctctctctctctctctctctctctctctctctctctctctctctctgtctgtctgtctgtctgtctgtctgtctgtctgtctctgcacCCCCTCCACTTCAGCCCGGACTTTGTTAGAGCCCAAGGAGGAAGCTATAATGGGAAATGGATGAAAGACGGCAGGTCTGTTACCTCCCACTGGAAACCTGGCCCAGAAACACCCTTCAGGCCTCTCTTTGAAATCCAGGGCCCAGCTGACAATGTCCCTTGGCTGACTGATCTGCTGGTGATCAAAAGCACAGTGGATCAAATGAATAAGGTCcccccgggaaggggggggggtggagaattgagaagggagaaaagaaacTCAGTTTGACCTACGCTTCCCCTTCCCAAGTGGAAACATGCCACAACCAGTAGATGAAAGctgttcccatgaggccctgccagtgtttgctggcaggggctcatgggaattgtagtccacaaacatctggaggaccacaggttgactacccttgccttatgGTATCCAAATCAAAACATACGATAATGACCATGATTCCTCTACTGGCTGCTAACAGCCTCTTGAAAGGAACAAGTCCAAACAGAAACACAGCCTGTCCCATCCATTTGCATCAGAGCCGACgaaaggaaataaaatcagaTCTTTCAGGCCTGGAGCCAGATGTGCAGGCTTATCCACCGCAGTTCTGCTGGGAAAAGGGATGCTTCTGAGTAAGGAAGCTAAGCTTCTTAAGGCACGAACTCCCCCTGCATCTCCTTAAGGCCGTTCTAGCAAATCGGTTATGCAAACACAATGTGGCAAATGGGTTTCCCACCAGGGAAGGTGACATTTAAGCATGTAATATGGTAAGGTCCTTTTTAGGGGAAATCTAGCTTTAAGGTCCTGTACAAGATGCACGTAATGCAGGTGGGTGTGGTATATTTACATACCACATTGCAGGAGAAGAAGGAAGTGTTCAATGCCCCAGACACATACTCTTTCGCCTTCTCATAACTAGCAAAAAGAGtaccaataaaaacataaaataagctACATAGAGTGATCAAATGCAAAAAGTAGATTTATGCTTTTCTCGACACAGATTTTGGACTGCCAAGCTGCTGCAGAACTTTCATGACTTGAGCAGACACAATACAAAACCTGCAAGTTACGCTTAGAACAAGGTGGGATAGCAGGATTGAAGAAATTGGATTTTAgctgtgttttaatattttattcagaTCTAtacttgtattttgtattttattcgcTGATGCAAACCGCCCCTAGACCATTGTCAGGGAAGGGTGGTTTAGACATTccaaaactaaacaaacaaacaaatgcaagcTGTTTATCCGCTCTGTTAACTCTTGAATGAAGCCTAGCTGCAAACAAAGGATGCTCACCTTGTATTCAAACAAGAAGAGTCCAAAGAAAAGGCTGTAGAGGTCAGCTGTCAGGATGCCCAAGTTGACGGAGGTCGCGCTGGTCACTCTGATCACTATGGGCATGAAGCTGTACAGCCCAAACATGCAGAGGGCAAAAGCCAGAAAGAGCAAGACTGCAAGACAAGACAGCGTCTCAACATTAAAAGACACGGAACTCCAGAAATAAGAACAGGGGTCAATAGTAAGGACAAGTGTTCTCAGGGGCATTTAAACTCACAGACAGACGGCACCAAAGAaactccctccctgctgctgccagagGTGGGCCTTCTGCCCCTTTTACTAGTGACTAAGGTGACCTGTTTGAGCATTTCCAGAGACCCTCCTCCATAGGCTGGCTTTTTGAGTAAGATGGGCAGGAAGCCGGGATTTTAATATCCCTTTTGTTTCCAGTTTTTGCACTGGGGTTCCAAGATTATTTTAGAAATGTTTCAAATcctgaaaggcagggtatacattttGTCAATAAATAAAGGTGCATgtgtaaaaaaaattaaggtgCATGTCACTTCTCAACGGGCTTATGGCGACCCTACAgagggtttgccatggcctgtctctgcgtagcaacccgTGACTTCCATACTGTTCTCcaatccaagtactgaccaaggttgcccctgcttagcttccatctGATGAGCACCTGGCCCATCCATGTCAGAGCTATTCTCACCCCTCCACCCCCGCTCTCaaacctgtggggttttcaaggcaagaggcattcaaaggaggtttgccatggcctgcctctgtatagcaacgccaggcttccttggtggtcccctgcTCAAATATTAACCGGAGCCAACCTTGTTTAGCTTTTGAGAACTGATAagaacaggctagcctggccaTCCAGATCAGATATATGTCGGGTTAAACAAATTTCAAATGAATTGAGTGCCACCTAGAGAAAGCCATGTGCATCCAAGTTGCACTGGTATTGATCCAGTAGGCAAAATTACCTATGTTTCAAAGGGCTGGATCCAATTACTCCCTTCTGTCAAACTGTAGCCAACCCTACCCTTCAGCAGAAAGAAACTTTATCCACTGACATCTCCACTGTAGATGGAATTTTTCCTCCATTGGAAGAAAATTTAATGGAAACAAATTATTGGATGCAACCTACGGTTTGGTAGCACTGATTAAGAGATTCAGAGACCCCCCCTGGGGCAGTCACATCTGCCCAACCCAACCTCCATACCCTCTGCCCCCATCTACTTTTTATGGCCAAGTAACAAAACTGAACAAACACACAACACAAAAAGACTGCACTCAAAGTTGAATGCAAAAGAATCAGCATTTTGGCATAACACATACCAATTTTCCAGTTCCACTGAATATTAGCTATGTCTTTATGTTCCAAAATACCCCTAAAGAGAGGGCAagatgagaggaaaggaagaaaagaacaagACCAGTATTAATACTCTGAAAGGTGGTTTTCATAGCGTAACGTATAATTCTTTACATTTGTAATAACAGATGATTAACCCTATCCGACATCCACTAAAACAATGCATCTTCCTACCTATATAAGCAGGACCTCGATTACTAGAGATCAGGTCACTCCCTTTCTCATTGGACAACTGTCCCATCAAAGGGCTTGCAGGAGAGGCTAGGAGGAAGGATGGCAATACAGCCCCTAGCTCTCATTCAGATGTTGGACATGGACCTCTCGGGATGCACCTATGCACCCACTTAACAGAAAGTAAGCACTATTAAaaggtgactgtgagctgctttgtaagcagggtataaaaaacaactcttcttctttcttcttaatAGTAAGATCTAGTTCTGAGTAGATCTAGttctccgcagggcctgtaagacggagctcttccgccaggcttataactgaggccgggcggaaagaagatcaccccccctcacaaactggcggtagagagcgtcacccccctccgtagttgaggatgcggagagcaaatgagtagattacgccatcgctgttgccattactgtaaattatcggtttttattgtcattttatggttttaggggacggggttatgtaagccgcattgagccttcggggggaggcggggtataaatataataataataataataataataataataataataataataataataataataagtgtaggattgcactgtcaatcTCCCAGTGTAGCAGGAGAGGAGTCAGGGCTCCTCCTACCCATTGGACCAGAAATCCAGCTCACCACCACCACGAGTGTGTGGCAAACCCACAGACCTCTTTGCCCCAGCAGGTGACAGGGAGATGGACTGCTGGCTCATAACTCATTTTGGAAGTtaattcagggggagggggaacgaaAGATTATTTAAAGATAATGTGgaatagttttattatttatcgAATGGAATTTCCAGACTACAGctcattaaaaaaatgttctttaaTGGATGGAAACCCTTACCTGAAAATCTGAATAAGCCATTGAAAGTTGTATTAGAGCATACTATTTCCCAGAAACAATGAAAATTATGTAAATTTTCAGACAACTTGGATGGAAACATACAcacctccccttttctcctttcttcctttttacctAGTCTTGTATTGGTTTGTTATATTTTTTTTGTTGGAATTATCTCTTATATTGGATTGGATATGAGGTTAACAACTGGAGTCCTTGTTGTTGGCATTTGTTTTGTATgtgtaaaataaatgttaaaacaaGAAAGTGTCCTTTCTCTAGTCATCCCCTTGGAAAGGGGAAGGTACAGAAAGTGGAGAAGCAGATCTTAAATAATGGCTGAGATGGTCTTTTCTTCCTCCACCTCAGTCTCTCACCCATGGCTTAACTGACCCAGACAAGAAAGTTTCTCAGGAGGAAAATGCAAGAAGTGTGGCTGGGTAAAGAAAGCAGTCCCTGGAAGAGAACTGCACCCCAGGAGAGGGTCTGTGAGAGCTGGGGTTTCTCAGGACTACTGTGGCCAACTTTCATATTAATGGATTGAAACCAAAAGGTAGCTCTGGGATTGATACACAAACTGTAGCTGCAATCTATTTtatcacttctttttttttatcctgACCTCCTCTGAGGTGCTCAGGGAAGCATATATGACTCTGTCTACCATCACCACAGACCCAgaaaggtcaggctgagagaaaggGACTGGCCCAGGATTACTTGGTAAGCTTCACAGCTAAGGGCTTTAGCACATGTGTTATTCTCATCAGTTGTGTGCTCTTATCATTGTGTGTTTCTGAGCATGTTTTGCTCCCAGTGGGAGGTCATTGATTTttcagtgatcccccccccccaagtttttccAAGTACTTAAAAAAGTGCCCATAAAAAACCCAGAGAAACAGCAAGGAGAGATCGAAGCAACAGCAAGAAGGCACAAAACACttgtggaaatgggggggggggagacacagcaGGGACACACAACTGAAACCCTccgtggggattcaaacctgggctgCCCCAGTCCTAGTCTAGTCACTAAACCATGTTGGCTTTGCAAATGCAGACTGACCGAGAGACCTTTGTTTACCAGCTCTGGTTTAGTCAAACCCTGCTTGACCATCCCAATGTAGACAGATTGTCACTTCTATGGGATGCAACTGTAATCTTATGCAGAGGCCTGCACTGTGAGTCAAATGAATCGCTCCCAAGGGAAAGTCAAAACCGCTTCATTTGAAAAAGTTAATATACACTGAACACCCTGATACACATTTACTCTTAGCTGTAAGTAGGCCTGTCACTTGGAAGAAATCTTAAGACGATCATGTAAGTTTTAAATGACTACTTCTTCATGAATGCGCCGGCAAATATAAAAGGttataaaaaggggggaaagtaagCTGCAATTCTAAAGTCCCTTTCTTGGGAGGAGGCCCCAGGACTCAGAGTTGTCGACCTGCATAGGAATGCTCAGATACATCTGTATGtcaaaacaggaagggggaaaagatgtCTCTGAGATGGTTCCTGCCATGTGCAGTTTTTGTAAGTATCGACATCAAAAACAATAAACATCTTTGATCAACTGGAAATGCTTTAACTGGTTTTTTGTCTGACTATGGCCAAAAGCTTTAAGCACGTCTTAAGTCATCATTAACAAACCTCTCCTCCTTCTAAATTTCATTTAATCTTTATTTTGGCGTAGTACTCTGCAATTCAGGGATTAACTTCATAGTTTAAATGTTATTGGGAAACTGCCTTTCAAGAAGAGGGAGCCTACTTTTCCTAGGATAAGGTTTCTGTGGCTTTAGCGGCTGAATAATGGGAACAAACTCTCCCCATTATGAAGAAAAAGCGTCACTTTGTTGGGTACCAGTAGGTATCTGACCATCTAACAAACCACAGCAACCCCCCCCTACATAGTGTCATCATTAACTAGAAAAGAAAGGCCTCAAGATGTAAAAGATTAATCCCACAGTCTTTAACCACATGGTTTCTTCTATGAAGGTCTAGGCTATCATTTGCATGAATAACCATTTACAGGATTTAGAATTCCAGTGGGTAAGCATCTAAGCTACAAaaagcacatacacacacacacaaaaactaaaCACATTGTTACAGTGATCCTCCCTCAGTGTCTTTGGAGCCATATGAGGCTCTTCTGAACACAGTTCCCCATTAGAGCACCTACCCCATGGTTCTGGAAAGTGAGCAGGGTTTTTGGCTGCTGGGATTCGTGTTTGACAGGTggtttccaccttgaaacagccatCAGCACAAGGACAGGTAACTTGGGGGGCTCCTTGAGGTGTAGGCCTCATCCCAGGAATGGAAATTAGTGTGGCTCTTTTCAAAATTGCCAGTGTGGTTCTCTGTGAGCCACAAAATGAGTACCTCTGGACCCTGAAGCGAAAGTACTAGGCCTGGTCAGacaaataaaaacacaaatgCTCAGGGTTGCCATACTGGCAAGGAATGCCCCCTGCAATTTAATGTCCTCTTTGctacaggaagaagaggagagaggTGAACAGAACAACCAGGAaggaaatgagaagaaaaaacGGCTGCCATCTTTCCCAGTTCAGCACTGAATGCAAAGAACAATCGCCATACTAAGGGTCACCCGAGGTCCCCCGAGCTAATGATGGATTGACAACACATTCAGGGAAGGACAGACATCATTCTGCGATTGGGATGGTTTTCGTCATTAGAATTAAAGTACATATAACTGATCCTTACAGCTGCAGAGCGCTGATAACAGTCCCAAACAAGCCCACCATTCCTAGAAACTCCACTCTGCTCAGATTTTTCACAATGTATTCCTCACTCACATTCGAAATGGCATACAACGAGGCGCCGAGCAGGACTAAGATGTCTCCAATCACCACGTTGCTTCCTGCACGGAAAATGTCAATCAGTGAAAGAAGTTTAAAACGGGGAATTTTTTCTATAAAACGGTAAAATTAAATATGGAGACTTCCAACCAGTAATAACTGGAACCAGTGCTGAGTGACTCCCTTCTCTTTCAGAACGGTGTCCAGTAAGGCAGTCATTTCACCAAGACCCAGCTtggggtggtggttaagagtggcggcctgtaATCTagagagcccagtttgattccccactcctccacatgcagccagctgagtgaccctgggccagtcccagaactctctcagccccacctacctcacagggtatctgttatggggacaggaagggaaggcaattgtaagattctttgagactcctctgcatagtagaagaagaagagttgcttcttatatgccgcttttctctacccgaaggagtctcaaagcggcttatagtcgccttccctttcctctccccat includes the following:
- the SLC35F2 gene encoding solute carrier family 35 member F2 isoform X2, translating into MERPAAAAATPEQQQQPSPPALAPRQTCLASLLSRVRGKLCTWHIVKTLALGQMLSLFICGTAVTSQYLAERFQVNTPMLQSFINYCLLLLAYTTTLACRKDGDSLLKILKEKWWKYIVLGLVDVEANYAIVKAYQYTTLTSVQLLDCFGIPVLMALSWFFLRARYKLIHFLAVAVCLLGVGTMVGADILAGRQEGEGSNVVIGDILVLLGASLYAISNVSEEYIVKNLSRVEFLGMVGLFGTVISALQLGILEHKDIANIQWNWKIVLLFLAFALCMFGLYSFMPIVIRVTSATSVNLGILTADLYSLFFGLFLFEYKFSVLYLLSFVVIMVGFILYCSTPTRTAEAASSSLPLTASIGFDNLALKIEENHLDPAADSPAQHDGEESGAEGSLATELSAL